Below is a genomic region from Thermoanaerobaculia bacterium.
GAGACGGCCCCGGCGCGGCTCGACCAGAGGGGATAGTCGATCCCCGCGAGCCGGTTGATCGCGATCGCCTGGAGGGTGAGCAGGGCGACCGCGATCTCGATGACGAGCAGATAGAACGGCTTCGTCACGATCCCGAGCGAGATGATGAGGGTCGTCGCGCCGGCCGGCGGGTGCGCCGCCTTGAACAGGATCATGAGCGCCCCCGTCGCGGCGAGCGACAGCGCCGCCGCGAGCACCCGCCGCGAGTCGACTCCCGTGACGATCGCCGGCGGGGCATGCTCGAGTCCCGTCGCCAGCAGCGCCCCGTACCCGCAGACGATCCCGATCGCGTGCCCGTAGATCGAGTGCCTCGGAGAGGCCGTCGGGAGCGTCGGCGTGAAGAAGAAGAGGAACGCGGTGGGACCGAGCGACGGGAAGACGAAGGGCGTGTGCGAAACCATCGCGAGCGCCGCGAGGATCGCGATCGTGATGAAGCCGTTGACGAACATGAAC
It encodes:
- a CDS encoding HPP family protein, producing MTERRPPLSLLEPEVVRGLVGRLRIQGLLRRFPERNVWAAFMFVNGFITIAILAALAMVSHTPFVFPSLGPTAFLFFFTPTLPTASPRHSIYGHAIGIVCGYGALLATGLEHAPPAIVTGVDSRRVLAAALSLAATGALMILFKAAHPPAGATTLIISLGIVTKPFYLLVIEIAVALLTLQAIAINRLAGIDYPLWSSRAGAVSPPAR